Genomic DNA from Streptomyces sp. PCS3-D2:
AGGCGTCGTGGATGTCCAGGGCCCGGCGCGGCGCGACCTCGCGGAGGTAGTCGATCACCTCGGAGACCTTGTTCCAGGGCGCGTGCACCGGCACCATCAGGGTCTCCACCGGGACCCCCGGGACGGTCAGCGCGTCGCCCGGGTGGAAGAGGGACCCCTCCACGAGGTAGCCGACGTTCGTGACCCGCGGCATGTCCGGGTGGATCACGGCGTGCAGCTCGCCGTGCACCTGCACCCCGAACCCGGCCGCGGTGAAGGTGTCGCCGTGGCCGACGGTGTGCACCCGGCCCGGGTAGGCGGGGGCCAACCGCTCGGCGACGCTGCGCAGGGTCCACAGCCCGGCCGCCGGATTCGCATCGAGGGCGGCCCGCAGCCGGCCCTCGTCGAAGTGGTCCGGGTGTTCGTGGGTGACCAGCAGGGCGTCCGCCCCGAGACCGGCGTCCGGTTCGCTGAAGGCGCCCGGGTCGATGACGAGCGTGCGCCCGTCCTTCTCCAACTGGACGCAGGAGTGCAGCCGCTTGGTGAGCTTCATGATCCCAGGCTAGTACCGCGGCGGGCCCGTTTCACGAGCCGGCGTTCACGGGGTGGCCGTGGAGACCACGTAGACCTTCGGGTGCTCGGGGTCGGTGAGGTCCACCGTGATGTCCCGGTCGGGACGCGGGTCGGCCTGCTCCAGGCTGGTCCCGTACCAGGTGGCGCGGGGGCTCCAGCTCCAACCCGCGACCTCGGCGTCGTGGGGCGATATGGTGACCTCGCCGCGGACCAGCTCGCCGCGGCCGGTGCCGACGGAGGCGAGGAAGGCGTCCAGGTCGGCCGGGGTCACCGCGAACTGGGTGAAGAGCCGGCTCGTGCGCCAGTTGTTGGTCTCCAGGAACCCGACCTTCCAGGCCTTCGACGGGATCGGCACCTCGTAGATGCTGCGCTGCACCCGGGAGGGCCAGCCGGGGCGCACCTTGGACGCACCGACCTTGGCGGCCTTGTCCCGGCCGCTCTCGCGGCTCTGCTGGGTGGAGATCGCCAGGTAGCCCGCGGGCACGCCGATCAGCAGCACGATGATGATCGCGGTGATCCAGCGGCGCTTGACGACGTGCCGGCGGTCCTCGGCGGCGGGCGCGGGCGTGCCGCCCTCGTCGGGGGCCGAGGCCTGGTGGGGCAGGGTGGGCGGGTTCACGGCTGGTCCTGGTCCTGGTCCTCGGGTGCGGCGGTCTCGCGTCTGCGGGCGAACTGGCCGAGTTGGGCGTAGCGCTCGTGGCGTTCGACCCGTCGGCGGGTGGCGCGGCGGAAACGCCGGGCGACGAGCCGGGCGAGGTCGGCGGCGCCGACCATACCCGCCTCGGGGCCGAGCTGGGCCTTGGTGATACGGGCCTCGGGGCGGTAGCCGCGGCCGGTGAGGTGGCGTCGGAAGGCGTCCCGGGCGGGGCCGATCAGCAGGTCGTCGGCGGCGCTGACGCCGCCGCCGATGACGAAGCAGGACGGGTCGAGGGCGGCGGCGAGGTTGGCGATGCCGACCCCGAGCCACTGGCCGATGTCCTGGAGCAGCTCGACGCACATGGCGTCGCCCTCGCGGGCCAGCTCGGTGATCAGCGGCCCGGTGATCTCCGAGACGTTCCCGCCGACCCTGGCGATGATGTTGTACGCCACCGGGGAGTCGGCGGCGGCCAGCTCGCGGGCCTCGCGCACCAGGGCGTTGCCGGAGCTGTACTGCTCCCAGCAGCCGCGGTTGCCGCAGGGGCAGCGGTGGCCGCCGGGGACGACCTGCATGTGGCCGAACTCGCCGGCGACCCCGTAGCGGCCGCGCTTGACCTGGCCGCCTTCGAGGATGGCGCCGCCGATGCCGGTGCCGAGCGTGATCATGACGAGGTGGTCCTCGCCGCGTCCGGCGCCGAAACGCCATTCCGCCCAGGCGGCGGTGTTGGCGTCGTTGTCGACCATGACCGGGACCGCGAGCCGGGCCTGGAGGGCGTCGCGCAGGGGCTCGTCGCGCCAGGCCAGGTGGGGTGCGAAGAGGACCCGGGAGCGGTCGGCGTCCACCCAGCCGGCCGCGCCGATGCCGACGGCGTGCACGTCGTGCCGGTCGGAGAGGTCGAGCACGAGCTCGACGATGGTGTCCTCGACCACTTTGGGGCTCTTGGACTTGTCCGGGGTCTCGGTGCGGATCTTCTCCAGAATGATCCCGTCGGCGTCGACGACCCCGGCCATCACCTTGGTGCCGCCGATGTCGATGCCGACGGTCGGGACGCGCGGGGCGGTCAGGTGCGACCGCCGCTCGCGGGTGCCGATGGTGCGCAGGACGGTGCCTCGCGCCGACCCGCGGTGGGTGAGCGTGAAGTCCCGGTACGTGCTCATCGAGTCGTGTCGTCCCTCGTGGGTGCGGTGGTGCGGGTGGCCTGGTCGGTCGGGCCCGCCGGTCCGGTGCGGCCGGCTCCGCGGGCCGCGGCGTCCGTGACGCCCGGTCCCGATTCTGCCACCCGCTCCAGTTCGTGGCTCAGCTCGTCGAGCTCGGAGCCGCCCGCCATCTGGCGGGTGAGCTCGTCCAGGGTGATCGAGTCGCGGGTGTGACTGCCCGCCATGGTGCCGCGCTTGAGCAGCACGAAGCGGTCCCCGACCAGGTGCGCGTGGTGCGGGTTGTGGGTGATCAGGACCACACCGAGACCGGCGTCGCGGGCCGCCGCGACGTACTTGAGGACCACGCCGGACTGCTTGACCCCGAGGGCCGCGGTCGGCTCGTCGAGTACGAGGACCTTCGCCCCGAAGTACACGGCGCGGGCGATGGCCACGCACTGGCGCTCGCCGCCGGACAGGGTGCCGAT
This window encodes:
- a CDS encoding ROK family glucokinase, which gives rise to MSTYRDFTLTHRGSARGTVLRTIGTRERRSHLTAPRVPTVGIDIGGTKVMAGVVDADGIILEKIRTETPDKSKSPKVVEDTIVELVLDLSDRHDVHAVGIGAAGWVDADRSRVLFAPHLAWRDEPLRDALQARLAVPVMVDNDANTAAWAEWRFGAGRGEDHLVMITLGTGIGGAILEGGQVKRGRYGVAGEFGHMQVVPGGHRCPCGNRGCWEQYSSGNALVREARELAAADSPVAYNIIARVGGNVSEITGPLITELAREGDAMCVELLQDIGQWLGVGIANLAAALDPSCFVIGGGVSAADDLLIGPARDAFRRHLTGRGYRPEARITKAQLGPEAGMVGAADLARLVARRFRRATRRRVERHERYAQLGQFARRRETAAPEDQDQDQP
- a CDS encoding MBL fold metallo-hydrolase; the protein is MKLTKRLHSCVQLEKDGRTLVIDPGAFSEPDAGLGADALLVTHEHPDHFDEGRLRAALDANPAAGLWTLRSVAERLAPAYPGRVHTVGHGDTFTAAGFGVQVHGELHAVIHPDMPRVTNVGYLVEGSLFHPGDALTVPGVPVETLMVPVHAPWNKVSEVIDYLREVAPRRALDIHDAYLADIARPIYDVALDTLGGTDHGRLAPGDSTEL